A stretch of Vairimorpha necatrix chromosome 2, complete sequence DNA encodes these proteins:
- a CDS encoding farnesyl pyrophosphate synthase (FDPS), translating to MSNIDRILNDFIKNSNYQNTHKISSFITYNTTGGKAYRTELFKILQNSTSDESVKLGNIFELLQSVLVVVDDVMDEADQRRGVECYYKKKGLVSLRYAQYFVTGLGRIIKNIKNKTSSDFRAQYYKCVLNTCLGQTLDCMKNTIEEYKLDLYDAIAEYKTSWYTFYFPLSVGYAYTGQDEPNNLYEYCRLLGIKFQMQDDYLNFFPEISKKTGNDLESKKLTFFTCKLAGKNSNVAKAYFKNGKVTNELLREVQSFFPEFETRMIEISEKTRQLEVGINKKILEYVKNLFKIKIISHPTLNKNELNII from the coding sequence ATGTCAAATATTGATAGAATTCTCAACgatttcataaaaaacagtAATTATCAGAATACtcataaaatatcatcTTTTATTACTTATAATACTACAGGGGGGAAGGCGTACAGAACtgaattatttaaaattcttcAAAATAGTACTTCCGACGAATCTGTAAAGCTAgggaatatttttgaattacTACAAAGTGTACTTGTTGTAGTTGATGATGTTATGGATGAAGCAGACCAAAGAAGAGGAGTGGAATGTTACTATAAGAAAAAAGGCTTGGTGTCCTTAAGATATGCACAGTATTTTGTGACGGGTCTAGGtagaattataaaaaatatcaaaaataaaactagCTCTGATTTTAGAGCACAATACTATAAGTGTGTACTTAATACATGCCTAGGCCAAACACTTGATTGTATGAAGAATACAATTGAggaatataaattagaCTTGTATGATGCAATAGcagaatataaaacatcTTGGTACACTTTTTATTTCCCTTTATCTGTAGGGTATGCGTACACTGGCCAAGATGAaccaaataatttatatgaatATTGTAGATTATTAGGAATAAAATTCCAAATGCAAGACGATTATCTTAATTTCTTCCCAGAAATAAGTAAAAAGACCGGAAATGATCTggaatctaaaaaattgacCTTTTTTACTTGTAAATTGGCAGgaaaaaattctaatgTAGCCAAGGCATATTTTAAGAATGGTAAAGTGACAAATGAGCTTTTAAGGGAAGTGCAGTCTTTTTTTCCTGAATTCGAAACAAGGATGATAGAAATAAGTGAAAAGACAAGGCAACTCGAAGTAGGgataaataagaaaatattggaATATGtcaagaatttatttaaaatcaaaataatatcaCACCCtacattaaataaaaacgaattaaatataatttga